One Methanobacterium alcaliphilum genomic window carries:
- a CDS encoding class E sortase, with protein MNKSKTFFLIIISLFIIFSFSVLFTSYSGLNQLNNTSQAEKNNFPVLKTKIGLRADITEPTQSLANSRLIIPKINADYQIRTDTVNKYNSVYHYPNSVLPGEKGECGLLGHRTTFSAPFKKLNTLKIGDEVIIEDLVSSKKYIYQVTSNGDDIRWDYKTKPIQFSKGGESRLMLVTCYRPGKKTGAWVTHCKLVSVSN; from the coding sequence ATGAATAAAAGTAAAACATTTTTTTTAATAATCATTAGTTTATTTATTATTTTTTCTTTTAGTGTATTATTTACCAGTTATTCTGGATTAAATCAGCTAAATAATACGTCCCAAGCAGAAAAAAATAATTTCCCAGTTTTAAAAACTAAAATAGGTCTCCGTGCGGATATCACTGAGCCAACCCAATCTTTAGCAAATTCCCGGCTAATTATTCCTAAAATCAATGCAGATTATCAAATCAGAACAGATACAGTTAATAAATATAATTCTGTTTATCATTATCCTAATAGCGTTCTACCTGGAGAAAAGGGAGAATGTGGATTGTTGGGACATAGAACAACTTTTTCGGCCCCATTTAAAAAATTAAACACCTTAAAAATAGGCGATGAAGTAATAATAGAGGATTTGGTAAGTTCAAAGAAATATATTTATCAAGTTACATCTAATGGGGATGATATTCGCTGGGATTATAAAACAAAGCCTATTCAATTTTCAAAAGGTGGAGAATCTCGTTTAATGTTAGTTACATGTTATAGGCCTGGTAAAAAAACAGGAGCATGGGTGACTCACTGCAAATTGGTTTCAGTTTCTAATTAA
- a CDS encoding mechanosensitive ion channel family protein, whose protein sequence is MSLNLISNPLIKNLLLIATTFLVAIIIIKWANYFIKKMGQRWEIDLTVIQVLNDLVKYGIYIIALVISLKELGIDITAIALSLGIVGVAVGFAARDTLSNFISGMFILADKSFKVGDTIEISNQKGKVTKVGFRTTTLTTPDNSVITVPNSTFSKNPYLNYTYMDRRRVDLRVNIPYDFELEELTEKIETLVNNFDWVRKEPKPKILILELKDVGVQAKITAWTDDPWEVAQYKTLMAEKIKKILVIDNE, encoded by the coding sequence ATGAGTCTAAATCTTATTTCAAACCCACTTATTAAGAATTTACTATTAATAGCCACTACATTTTTAGTGGCCATTATTATCATAAAATGGGCCAATTATTTCATTAAAAAAATGGGCCAGCGTTGGGAAATTGATCTTACAGTTATCCAGGTTTTAAATGATTTAGTTAAGTATGGAATTTATATTATTGCATTAGTTATAAGTTTAAAAGAACTAGGAATTGATATAACTGCAATAGCTTTAAGTTTAGGAATAGTAGGTGTAGCTGTAGGTTTTGCTGCTCGGGACACGTTATCTAACTTTATCTCAGGAATGTTTATTTTAGCAGATAAAAGTTTTAAAGTAGGGGATACAATTGAAATTTCAAACCAAAAAGGAAAAGTGACCAAAGTAGGATTTAGAACCACTACCCTAACCACACCAGATAATAGTGTGATAACCGTGCCTAACTCCACTTTTTCTAAAAATCCTTATTTGAATTATACATATATGGATCGTAGAAGAGTTGATTTGCGAGTCAATATTCCCTATGACTTTGAGCTTGAAGAATTAACCGAAAAAATTGAAACTCTTGTAAATAACTTTGATTGGGTGAGAAAAGAACCAAAACCCAAGATATTAATACTTGAACTGAAAGATGTAGGAGTTCAAGCTAAAATCACCGCATGGACTGATGATCCGTGGGAAGTAGCCCAGTACAAAACTTTAATGGCTGAAAAAATCAAAAAAATATTGGTAATTGACAATGAATAA